GCGGCCCCCGACGGCTTCCCGGCACGACGGCGGACGGCCGCGCCCGGGCCGGCCGCCGGCCCGGGCGCGGACGGGGGACAGCCCGCCGACGGGGGACGGTCGGCGGGCTGTCCGGGGGTGGTGCGGCAGTGGCCGGGCCGGCGCCCGGGGCGCTCAGTGGACGGAGTGCTCCTCCAGCGGGAACGTCCCGCCGACGACGTCCTCGGCGAACTCCTTCACCGCGCTGTCCATGGCCTCGCGCAGAGCGGCGTACTTCTTCACGAACTTCGGCACCCGGCCGGACGTCAGCCCGAGCATGTCGGTCCACACCAGCACCTGCGCGTCCGTCTGCGGCCCGGCCCCGATGCCCACGGTGGGGATGTGCAGCACCCGCGTCACCTCGGCCGCCAGCTCGGCCGGCACCAGCTCCAGGACCACCGCGAAGGCGCCCGCGTCCTGCACGGACTTCGCGTCCCGCAGCAGTTGCTGGGCCGCCTCCTCGCCCCGCCCCTGCACGCGGTACCCCATGGCGTTGACCGACTGCGGGGTGAGCCCGATGTGGGCCATCACGGGGATGCCGGACTCCACCAGCAGCCGGATCTGCTCGTGCGAGCGCTCGCCGCCCTCCAGTTTGACGGCGCCGACCCCGGCCTCCTTCACCAGCCGGGTCGCCGAACGCAGCGCCTGCACCGGGCCCTCCTGGTAGGAGCCGAAGGGCAGGTCGCCGACGACGAGGGCGCGGCTGGTGCCCCGGACGACGGCCGCGGACAGCATGGTCATCTCGTCGAGGGTGACGGGCACGGTCGTGTCGTACCCCAGGTGGCAGTTGCCC
This is a stretch of genomic DNA from Streptomyces sp. TG1A-8. It encodes these proteins:
- the panB gene encoding 3-methyl-2-oxobutanoate hydroxymethyltransferase codes for the protein MTQLSAARNKPSDGSKALYGGKGTRRITVRDIALAKERGEKWPMLTAYDAMTASVFDEAGIPVLLVGDSAGNCHLGYDTTVPVTLDEMTMLSAAVVRGTSRALVVGDLPFGSYQEGPVQALRSATRLVKEAGVGAVKLEGGERSHEQIRLLVESGIPVMAHIGLTPQSVNAMGYRVQGRGEEAAQQLLRDAKSVQDAGAFAVVLELVPAELAAEVTRVLHIPTVGIGAGPQTDAQVLVWTDMLGLTSGRVPKFVKKYAALREAMDSAVKEFAEDVVGGTFPLEEHSVH